In the genome of Thermoleophilia bacterium, one region contains:
- a CDS encoding sigma-70 family RNA polymerase sigma factor, whose product MRDTDRERRRRFDALFRAYSAGILAYCGWRLQSESDAQDAMAEAFLTVWRRLDDVPEGEGARAWVYAVARRVMANQRRSQRRRVVLQEELARQAERSAAPSLDSAPSADGAAHEAVHAALARLKPVDREVLLLAEWEGLTSSEIATVMGCLTVTARGRLHRARLRFRDTYRTVASSEAAPTDVEATDVDAARGAVCGSRAALGASRLAGSAARSGD is encoded by the coding sequence GTGAGGGACACAGACCGAGAACGACGACGGCGCTTCGACGCGCTCTTCCGCGCTTACAGCGCGGGTATCCTGGCCTACTGCGGCTGGCGTCTGCAGAGCGAGAGCGACGCCCAGGACGCGATGGCGGAGGCGTTCCTCACCGTCTGGCGCAGGCTCGACGACGTGCCCGAGGGCGAGGGCGCGCGCGCCTGGGTCTACGCGGTCGCGCGCCGCGTGATGGCCAACCAGCGGCGCTCGCAGCGCCGCCGCGTGGTGCTCCAGGAGGAACTGGCGCGGCAGGCGGAGCGGTCGGCCGCGCCGAGTCTGGACTCGGCGCCGTCCGCGGACGGCGCCGCGCACGAGGCGGTGCACGCGGCGCTGGCGCGCCTGAAGCCGGTCGATCGCGAGGTCCTGCTGCTCGCCGAGTGGGAGGGCCTCACGTCGTCCGAGATCGCGACGGTGATGGGCTGTCTCACGGTGACGGCGCGCGGCCGGTTGCACCGCGCGCGCCTTCGCTTTCGCGACACCTACCGGACGGTCGCGAGCAGCGAGGCGGCGCCTACAGACGTCGAGGCGACGGACGTGGACGCCGCGCGGGGCGCCGTATGTGGCTCGAGAGCGGCGTTGGGCGCTTCGCGCCTGGCCGGCTCCGCGGCGCGGTCCGGTGACTGA
- a CDS encoding ComEC/Rec2 family competence protein, with amino-acid sequence MLRTVAPPHVLLAAYCAGLLLALASKPAVWLLVAIAMAGVVVCIVAQRSPSEGLRSISRSEEGCGAAEGEFGVRMPRPAMLTGLALVLLAAGLGVGDLRLGALEGSDLAGRVGSRVAITGVLTDLPDIEDDQVTLTLAVRSVAGGLVDEPAHLRLQLGEGERLELDPTGSLTEGALVDVSGVRVRALPEAEPGVFDYGRYLRRRGEHVLLDADFSELRIVGHRGGIGGMMDALRRASRSHLQTGLTSPVREVVQGMVLGDDEGVDEQLIEDFRRSGLLHIMAVSGENVVLLCGMWTFAFVLLAIPRLARTALLVPVVATYVVLTGASPSIVRAGVAGIIGLLAILASRPSDGWLLWLAPAAWLLSANPNNIFDVSFQLSFGAVAGLLVLARPLTRVFGFLPAPLPEQVGVTTAASLATAPVSMAVFGSTSLVSIPANVVGGFVLGPIMFLGMLSLLLGFVSSWLSLPLNLVAGLFIGFLLTVARFFGRLPWAVYEWQGVTLELALVGVVVALAAGVWVLARRAGESPLAYVRSPSRAAPLVALAALCVAATLLVAPVGPAAPAQPTLTFLDVGEGAATLLQAPSGQTVLVDAGPAPLARTLREHGVRRIDLLVVSHGHADHIAGLSDVIGNFPISVALLPQPPEPSPALEQLAADIAAAGGEVRRLSCPASMSGDGWGIRVLPTYALGGGGDANQDENDNALVVLAALADQRVLLPGDVEGAALAALDLPSCSVVGVPHHGSAGGFDAALLADLSPALAVIPVGPNRHGHPTAEMLRLFAAEGVPCVRTDERGDVAVCVGPGGLEVNTERTP; translated from the coding sequence TTGCTTCGTACTGTTGCGCCGCCGCACGTTCTGCTGGCCGCCTATTGCGCCGGCCTGCTGCTGGCACTCGCCAGCAAGCCGGCGGTGTGGCTGCTTGTGGCCATCGCGATGGCCGGTGTCGTCGTCTGCATTGTTGCGCAGCGCTCTCCGAGCGAGGGCCTTCGGTCAATCTCGCGTTCCGAAGAGGGCTGCGGCGCGGCCGAAGGAGAATTCGGGGTGCGGATGCCGCGTCCGGCCATGTTGACGGGCCTGGCTCTGGTGCTGCTGGCGGCCGGTCTGGGAGTCGGCGACCTGCGTCTGGGGGCCCTCGAGGGTTCCGACTTGGCCGGCCGCGTCGGCAGCCGCGTCGCGATCACCGGCGTTCTCACCGATCTCCCGGACATCGAGGACGATCAGGTCACGTTGACGCTTGCGGTTCGCTCGGTCGCAGGTGGGCTCGTAGACGAGCCCGCGCACCTGCGTCTGCAGCTGGGTGAAGGCGAGCGTCTCGAGCTCGATCCCACTGGCTCGTTGACGGAGGGTGCGCTCGTTGATGTCTCCGGCGTGCGCGTGCGCGCGCTTCCCGAGGCGGAGCCCGGGGTCTTCGACTACGGACGCTATCTGCGCCGTCGCGGCGAGCATGTGTTGCTCGACGCCGACTTCTCCGAGTTGCGCATCGTTGGGCATCGCGGCGGTATCGGAGGCATGATGGATGCCCTACGTCGCGCCTCACGGTCGCACTTGCAGACGGGCCTCACGTCGCCGGTGCGCGAGGTTGTGCAGGGCATGGTCTTGGGCGACGACGAGGGCGTCGACGAGCAGCTTATCGAGGACTTCCGCCGCAGTGGCCTCCTGCACATCATGGCCGTGTCCGGGGAGAATGTGGTGCTGCTCTGTGGCATGTGGACGTTCGCCTTCGTGCTGCTCGCCATTCCGAGGCTGGCGCGCACGGCGCTGCTGGTGCCGGTCGTCGCGACGTATGTCGTGCTTACCGGCGCCTCGCCCTCGATCGTACGCGCGGGAGTGGCAGGCATCATTGGGCTTCTGGCGATTCTGGCTTCGCGGCCCAGCGACGGCTGGCTGCTGTGGCTGGCCCCCGCGGCGTGGCTGCTCTCGGCGAACCCTAACAACATCTTCGACGTGAGCTTCCAGCTCTCGTTCGGGGCGGTCGCGGGACTGCTCGTGCTTGCGCGACCGCTCACTCGGGTGTTCGGCTTCCTGCCGGCGCCATTGCCGGAGCAGGTTGGCGTGACCACGGCCGCCAGTCTCGCCACGGCGCCCGTCTCGATGGCCGTGTTCGGCTCCACATCGCTCGTGAGCATCCCTGCGAACGTGGTCGGCGGCTTCGTTCTCGGCCCAATCATGTTTCTCGGCATGTTGTCGCTCCTGCTGGGCTTCGTGAGCTCCTGGCTTTCGCTGCCGCTGAACCTTGTGGCGGGGCTCTTCATCGGCTTCCTGCTCACCGTCGCGCGATTCTTTGGCCGGTTGCCCTGGGCGGTCTACGAGTGGCAAGGCGTCACGCTCGAGTTGGCGCTGGTCGGAGTCGTGGTTGCCTTGGCGGCGGGCGTGTGGGTGCTGGCACGGCGTGCCGGCGAGTCGCCGCTGGCGTATGTAAGGTCGCCAAGTCGCGCCGCGCCGCTCGTGGCGCTCGCGGCTCTGTGCGTGGCGGCCACGTTGCTCGTGGCGCCGGTGGGGCCGGCGGCGCCGGCGCAACCGACGCTAACGTTTCTGGATGTCGGCGAGGGCGCCGCGACGCTGCTGCAGGCGCCCTCGGGGCAGACGGTTCTTGTAGATGCGGGCCCGGCTCCGCTGGCCCGCACCTTGCGAGAGCACGGCGTGCGGCGCATCGACCTCCTGGTTGTGTCGCACGGACACGCCGATCACATCGCGGGACTCAGTGATGTGATCGGCAACTTCCCGATATCGGTGGCTCTCCTGCCGCAGCCACCGGAGCCGTCGCCGGCGCTCGAGCAGCTGGCCGCCGATATCGCCGCGGCTGGAGGTGAAGTGCGCCGCCTCTCGTGCCCCGCGTCTATGTCTGGCGACGGCTGGGGGATTCGCGTGCTTCCCACGTACGCGCTCGGCGGCGGCGGCGACGCCAATCAAGATGAGAACGACAACGCGCTGGTTGTACTCGCGGCGCTCGCCGACCAGCGCGTCCTCCTCCCGGGCGACGTGGAGGGTGCCGCGCTGGCCGCGCTCGATCTTCCCTCGTGTTCTGTTGTCGGCGTTCCACATCACGGCAGCGCCGGCGGCTTCGATGCGGCGCTCCTCGCCGATCTCTCGCCGGCGCTTGCCGTTATCCCCGTGGGACCCAACCGCCACGGGCATCCCACCGCGGAGATGCTGCGCCTCTTCGCCGCGGAGGGCGTGCCATGCGTGCGCACCGACGAGCGCGGCGATGTCGCCGTCTGCGTGGGTCCCGGCGGTCTGGAGGTGAACACAGAACGGACACCGTGA
- a CDS encoding TM2 domain-containing protein produces MSYCPHCGQAAQEGASYCVACGTRLTAPLESAPAREWQGPPPPLPEYPIAAPNTGVPAAAPMPGWAAGDSPSLAAAQGRLVSWSGQPLPPNFAERRVIAGILGIVFGQLGIHKFVLGYVGAGIAMLSITVVSYVLTVLIIGLFGVLATTLIGLIEGIIYLTRSDDEFIMRYGVNRRSWF; encoded by the coding sequence GTGAGCTACTGTCCGCATTGTGGCCAAGCGGCGCAAGAAGGCGCGTCCTACTGCGTTGCCTGCGGCACGCGACTCACCGCACCGCTGGAGTCGGCGCCGGCGCGGGAATGGCAGGGTCCGCCCCCGCCGTTGCCGGAATACCCCATCGCGGCGCCGAACACGGGCGTGCCGGCTGCCGCGCCCATGCCTGGCTGGGCGGCGGGCGATTCACCTTCTCTCGCCGCCGCTCAAGGGCGGCTCGTGAGCTGGAGCGGTCAGCCTCTGCCGCCCAACTTCGCCGAGCGCAGGGTAATCGCGGGCATCCTCGGCATCGTTTTCGGACAGCTGGGTATCCACAAGTTCGTTCTCGGGTACGTCGGCGCCGGGATCGCGATGCTCTCCATCACGGTGGTCTCGTATGTGCTCACGGTTCTCATCATCGGCTTGTTCGGCGTGTTGGCGACCACGCTCATCGGGCTCATCGAGGGCATCATCTACCTAACCAGGAGCGACGATGAGTTCATCATGCGCTACGGCGTGAACCGCCGCTCGTGGTTCTGA
- a CDS encoding helix-hairpin-helix domain-containing protein, translating into MKLTRRQLIAYAALAAVVVALGVRYVLPGSADSRAGGSSALVVEAPSLAPNSAPSAPARVLVHVCGAVRSPGVYELAEGARLGEALELAGGATAKADLAAVNLAARVADGQQVVVPERGDAGSAPGAGGTEAGGTAGGGTAASGGGSLVSLNSATMAELEGLPGVGPATAQKIIDYRTTQGGFKSIEELLNVSGIGEVKFAALKDSVTL; encoded by the coding sequence ATGAAGCTCACTCGTCGTCAGCTCATCGCCTACGCAGCGCTCGCCGCTGTCGTTGTGGCGCTCGGGGTGCGCTACGTGTTGCCCGGCTCGGCGGATTCGCGTGCCGGCGGATCCTCGGCACTGGTGGTCGAGGCGCCGAGCCTTGCCCCCAACTCGGCGCCAAGCGCGCCCGCGCGTGTGCTCGTGCACGTCTGCGGCGCCGTGCGTTCCCCCGGCGTCTATGAGCTCGCGGAGGGTGCGCGTCTCGGCGAGGCATTGGAGTTGGCCGGCGGCGCGACGGCGAAAGCCGACCTCGCCGCCGTCAATCTCGCTGCGCGCGTTGCCGACGGGCAGCAGGTCGTGGTGCCGGAGCGCGGCGACGCCGGCAGTGCACCCGGAGCCGGAGGGACTGAGGCTGGTGGCACCGCGGGCGGGGGAACTGCTGCGAGCGGCGGGGGCAGTCTCGTCAGTCTCAACTCGGCCACCATGGCCGAGCTCGAAGGTCTGCCGGGCGTCGGGCCTGCCACCGCACAGAAGATCATCGACTATCGCACCACCCAGGGCGGCTTCAAGTCGATTGAGGAACTGCTGAACGTGTCGGGCATCGGCGAGGTCAAGTTCGCCGCTCTCAAGGACTCCGTCACGCTTTAG
- the leuS gene encoding leucine--tRNA ligase, protein MDRRYDPHAIEQKWQRLWKERDVNRAPDSSEKPKYYCLDMFPYPSGNGLSVGHLRNYVPTDTVARHMRMRGCNVLHPMGWDAFGLPAENYAIAQGVHPRITTERNIANYHRQMDLVGLSFDWSREITSCNADYYRWTQWFFLLMHERGLAYRGTGQQWWCPSCKTILANEQVHDGLCWRCGSVVTKKDLEQWYLRITQYAQRLLDDLQTIDWPEKIKLMQANWIGRSEGAEVDFALPGRDEPLTVFTTRPDTLYGATYMVLAPEHPLVADLTTAEQRAAVAAYQEQARRQSEIERMSTEKEKTGVFTGAVALNPVNGAEIPIWISDYVLMGYGTGAIMAVPAHDERDFQFATKFGLPIVEVIAPPAGPQGTLDEAYTGDGSLVNSGQFDGIPAPGEAFARIVAWLGERGVARATINFKIRDWLISRQRYWGAPIPMVHCDACGVVPVPVEDLPVLLPDIDDFKPTDDGKSPLARVESFVQTTCPRCGGPARRETDTMDTFACSSWYHLRFASPHEATAAFDRAAVDYWLPVDQYVGGAEHAVMHLLYARFFCKVAQDAGHLSFGEPYLRLRNQGMVLAEDGQKMSKSKGNVVTPDDVVERHGADSLRVYELFIAPFEQSVAWSDRGVQGCHRFLSRFWNLVCEVLEAQGSGVAADEAEAERGRDVRRRLHKTIRKVTTDIERFRFNTAVSALMELQNEVLDVWTNARGALTLAEWRGVVGDMTLLLAPMAPHLGEEVWELLGQGGLVIDAPWPAWDADLAADEVVTVVVQVNGKLRDRLQVPVDAEQDDVLVAAKTSANTARFLEGKQILKEVYVSGKLVNFVVK, encoded by the coding sequence GTGGACCGACGCTACGACCCGCACGCCATCGAGCAGAAGTGGCAGCGTCTCTGGAAGGAGCGCGACGTGAACCGCGCGCCGGATTCTTCCGAGAAGCCGAAGTATTACTGCCTCGACATGTTCCCTTACCCGTCCGGCAACGGGCTGAGCGTCGGCCACCTGCGTAACTACGTGCCTACCGATACAGTCGCGCGCCATATGCGCATGCGCGGCTGTAACGTGCTCCATCCGATGGGCTGGGATGCTTTCGGTCTGCCGGCCGAGAACTACGCCATCGCCCAGGGCGTGCATCCGCGCATCACCACGGAGCGCAACATCGCCAACTACCACCGTCAGATGGATCTCGTGGGCCTCTCGTTTGACTGGTCGCGCGAGATCACGAGCTGCAACGCCGACTACTACCGCTGGACGCAGTGGTTCTTCCTGCTCATGCACGAGCGCGGCCTCGCCTACCGTGGGACCGGCCAGCAATGGTGGTGCCCGAGCTGCAAGACGATCCTCGCCAACGAGCAGGTGCACGACGGTCTGTGCTGGCGCTGCGGCAGCGTCGTCACGAAGAAGGATCTGGAGCAGTGGTACCTGCGCATTACGCAGTACGCCCAGCGCCTGCTGGACGACCTGCAGACGATCGATTGGCCGGAGAAGATCAAGCTCATGCAGGCCAACTGGATCGGCAGGAGCGAAGGCGCCGAGGTCGACTTCGCATTGCCGGGCCGCGACGAGCCTCTCACCGTGTTCACGACCCGGCCGGACACGCTCTACGGCGCCACCTACATGGTCCTCGCGCCCGAGCATCCGCTGGTCGCCGATCTCACGACGGCCGAGCAGCGCGCCGCCGTGGCTGCCTACCAGGAACAGGCGCGGCGCCAGAGCGAGATCGAGCGCATGTCCACCGAGAAGGAGAAGACCGGCGTCTTCACCGGTGCCGTCGCGCTGAACCCGGTCAACGGTGCCGAGATCCCGATCTGGATCAGCGACTACGTGCTCATGGGCTACGGCACCGGAGCCATCATGGCCGTGCCGGCCCACGACGAACGCGACTTCCAGTTCGCCACCAAGTTCGGCCTGCCGATCGTCGAGGTGATCGCGCCGCCGGCTGGCCCGCAGGGAACGCTCGATGAGGCGTACACCGGCGACGGATCGCTCGTGAACTCGGGGCAGTTCGACGGCATACCGGCGCCAGGTGAGGCGTTTGCGCGCATCGTCGCCTGGCTGGGCGAGCGCGGCGTCGCTCGGGCGACGATCAACTTCAAGATCCGCGACTGGCTCATCAGCCGCCAGCGCTACTGGGGCGCGCCGATCCCGATGGTGCACTGCGACGCCTGCGGCGTCGTCCCCGTGCCGGTCGAAGATCTGCCGGTACTGCTGCCCGATATCGACGACTTCAAGCCCACCGACGACGGCAAGTCGCCGCTGGCTCGTGTAGAGAGCTTCGTGCAGACCACGTGTCCCCGTTGCGGTGGTCCCGCGCGCCGCGAGACCGACACCATGGACACGTTCGCCTGCTCATCGTGGTATCACCTGCGCTTCGCCTCGCCGCACGAGGCCACGGCGGCGTTCGATCGCGCCGCCGTCGACTACTGGTTGCCCGTCGACCAGTACGTCGGCGGTGCCGAGCACGCCGTAATGCATCTGCTTTACGCACGCTTCTTCTGCAAGGTCGCCCAAGACGCCGGCCACCTGAGCTTCGGCGAACCGTACCTGCGCCTGCGGAATCAGGGCATGGTGCTGGCTGAGGACGGCCAGAAGATGAGCAAGAGCAAGGGCAACGTGGTGACGCCGGACGATGTGGTCGAGCGTCACGGCGCCGACTCGCTGCGCGTCTACGAACTCTTCATCGCACCCTTTGAGCAGAGCGTGGCCTGGAGCGATCGCGGCGTGCAGGGCTGCCACCGCTTCCTCAGCCGCTTCTGGAACCTCGTCTGCGAGGTGCTCGAGGCCCAAGGGAGCGGGGTCGCGGCGGACGAGGCCGAGGCCGAGCGGGGCCGCGACGTGCGGCGGCGTCTGCACAAGACGATTCGCAAGGTCACGACCGATATTGAGCGCTTTCGATTCAACACGGCCGTCTCGGCGCTCATGGAGTTACAGAACGAGGTCCTCGACGTGTGGACTAACGCGCGCGGAGCTCTCACGCTGGCCGAGTGGCGCGGCGTCGTCGGCGACATGACGCTGCTGTTGGCGCCGATGGCGCCGCACCTCGGCGAGGAGGTCTGGGAGTTGCTCGGTCAAGGCGGGCTGGTGATCGATGCGCCGTGGCCGGCGTGGGACGCCGACCTCGCCGCCGATGAGGTCGTGACCGTGGTGGTGCAGGTAAACGGCAAGCTCCGCGACCGTCTGCAAGTGCCGGTCGACGCCGAGCAAGACGACGTGCTGGTCGCGGCCAAGACGTCGGCGAACACGGCACGCTTCCTCGAGGGCAAGCAGATTCTCAAAGAGGTCTACGTGTCGGGCAAGCTGGTCAACTTCGTCGTGAAATAG
- a CDS encoding ABC transporter permease subunit, which yields MTGFRAFLAKEFAETMHTWRIWVLPGFLLFSAISSPILTYFTPALMDALGSQGTGIAITVPDPTASAAYLEYIGNLFELVMLAMVIAYGGIVNSEVRSGTGALTLAKPLSRHAFVLGKWVSQLAVLLVAASLATAVCVGVTAVVLDSGPALALVAAAGLWFAYAVLMLSVMVLLSVAFRAPAAASGAGVGAYLSLVVLGQFPRLAEVTPAELPTAATDRIQGIPAIWVTPLLTTVVASLVLLLAALWLFSRREI from the coding sequence GTGACCGGCTTCCGCGCCTTCCTAGCCAAGGAGTTCGCCGAGACGATGCACACCTGGCGTATCTGGGTGTTGCCGGGCTTCCTGCTCTTCTCCGCCATCAGCTCGCCCATCCTCACCTACTTCACGCCGGCGCTCATGGACGCGCTCGGCAGCCAGGGAACCGGCATCGCGATCACGGTACCCGATCCCACCGCGTCGGCCGCCTACCTGGAGTACATCGGCAACCTCTTCGAGCTCGTGATGCTCGCCATGGTCATCGCCTACGGCGGGATCGTCAACTCCGAAGTGCGCAGCGGGACCGGGGCGCTCACCCTAGCTAAGCCGCTCTCGCGACATGCGTTCGTCCTCGGCAAGTGGGTCTCACAGCTGGCGGTGCTCCTGGTTGCGGCGAGCCTGGCGACCGCCGTCTGCGTCGGTGTTACGGCGGTGGTCCTGGATTCGGGGCCGGCGCTCGCGTTGGTCGCCGCCGCCGGCCTCTGGTTCGCCTACGCCGTGCTCATGCTGAGCGTCATGGTGCTGCTCAGCGTGGCGTTTCGTGCCCCTGCGGCGGCCTCGGGCGCCGGCGTGGGCGCCTACCTCTCGCTCGTCGTGCTCGGGCAGTTCCCAAGACTAGCCGAGGTAACCCCGGCGGAATTGCCGACGGCCGCCACCGACCGCATACAGGGCATCCCTGCGATCTGGGTAACGCCGCTGCTGACGACGGTGGTGGCGAGCCTCGTTCTCCTGCTCGCCGCCCTCTGGCTCTTCTCGCGGCGCGAGATCTAG
- a CDS encoding ABC transporter ATP-binding protein yields the protein MLEIALLVWALVDLVRRPASSVAGGHKLPWLLLCLLVQLLGPALYLIVGRVQPAHEPPGAPTGARPTNHSGLAQAVAPLFPAGTPGAPQVAAALVNPNDGSIAPAHLPTVAAVELAAVRKEFGHSVALDGLTLSVPEGSVFGFLGPNGAGKTTTLRILAGLARPTSGRVRVLGHETSSSGETRALIGYLPDVPAFYKWMTAAQYLRFAGRLFGLDGEALEARVEGLLDLANLRDVRTRIGGYSRGMKQRLGVAQALVNSPRLLLLDEPTSALDPIGRREVLDMIAALRGRTTVFFSTHILADVERVCDTVAIIDRGRVVEQAGIDELRRRRGGLNRLVVEVDDPAKLAAALAGQPWIRSLSPSESGGILLAVDDLDTAHRAIPAWVAHLGLALRRLESDELSLEDVFVTLVGAAPATGPGHTATDHSQSSGDVS from the coding sequence GTGCTCGAAATCGCCCTTCTGGTGTGGGCGCTCGTCGACCTCGTGCGCCGGCCGGCGTCGAGTGTGGCCGGCGGTCACAAACTCCCCTGGCTCTTGCTCTGTCTCCTGGTGCAACTCCTCGGACCCGCGCTCTACTTGATCGTCGGCCGCGTGCAACCGGCGCACGAGCCTCCAGGCGCGCCGACCGGCGCGCGACCGACGAACCATAGTGGATTGGCGCAGGCCGTGGCGCCACTCTTCCCGGCCGGCACGCCCGGCGCGCCGCAGGTCGCAGCGGCGCTCGTCAACCCGAACGACGGTTCGATCGCCCCGGCCCACCTCCCCACCGTCGCGGCCGTCGAACTCGCCGCAGTGCGCAAAGAGTTCGGCCACTCGGTGGCACTCGATGGCCTCACGCTGAGCGTCCCGGAGGGCTCCGTCTTCGGCTTTCTCGGGCCAAACGGGGCCGGCAAGACAACGACACTGCGCATACTCGCCGGCCTCGCACGACCGACGTCCGGACGTGTGCGCGTACTCGGTCACGAGACGAGCTCGAGCGGCGAGACGCGCGCACTCATCGGCTACCTGCCGGACGTCCCCGCCTTCTACAAATGGATGACGGCGGCGCAGTACCTGCGCTTTGCCGGCCGCCTCTTCGGGCTCGACGGCGAAGCGCTGGAGGCGCGCGTCGAAGGCCTCCTCGACCTCGCCAATCTGCGTGACGTGCGCACGCGCATCGGCGGCTACTCGCGAGGCATGAAGCAGCGCCTGGGCGTAGCGCAGGCGCTCGTCAACTCGCCGCGCCTGCTCCTCCTCGACGAGCCGACGAGCGCTCTCGACCCCATTGGGCGGCGCGAAGTCCTCGACATGATCGCCGCCCTCCGCGGACGCACTACGGTCTTCTTCTCCACCCACATCCTCGCCGACGTGGAGCGTGTCTGCGACACGGTGGCGATCATCGATCGCGGTCGCGTCGTCGAGCAGGCGGGCATCGACGAACTCCGTCGGCGACGTGGTGGCCTCAACCGCCTCGTGGTGGAGGTTGACGATCCCGCGAAGCTCGCCGCGGCGCTCGCCGGCCAACCATGGATCCGCTCTTTGAGCCCGTCGGAATCCGGCGGCATCCTCTTGGCCGTCGACGATCTCGATACCGCGCACCGTGCGATCCCCGCATGGGTCGCCCACCTCGGTCTCGCCCTACGACGCCTGGAGAGCGACGAACTGAGCCTCGAAGATGTCTTCGTCACGCTCGTCGGCGCCGCGCCCGCGACTGGCCCCGGACATACTGCGACGGACCACTCACAAAGCTCGGGTGACGTCTCGTGA
- a CDS encoding polysaccharide deacetylase family protein, producing the protein MEDYALLIVTIIVLSGAALLVWRAATGPARSTVRRILRATLALVVALVITAFGAYQIMSSRTFQLAGDLVPRVETSEKVVALTFDDGPTPEYTDEVLATLRKYDVPATFYLTGHDSEQNTASLQAIVAAGHELGNHTYDHPRLVFLSRAAVADEIERTDAVFRAAGYDQTTTVRPPGCKRLLTAPLYLSGTSRTTVTWDLEPDSIAEIAEDSDAMVAYVVDGVQPGSIVLMHVMYPSRAASREALPRIIRQLKQDGYRFATVSELLALRDKS; encoded by the coding sequence ATGGAAGACTACGCACTCTTGATTGTCACGATCATCGTCCTCAGCGGCGCCGCACTGCTCGTTTGGCGCGCCGCCACCGGTCCCGCGCGTTCTACCGTCCGGCGGATTCTCCGCGCCACCCTGGCACTCGTCGTGGCGCTCGTCATCACCGCCTTCGGCGCGTACCAGATCATGAGCTCGCGCACCTTCCAGCTCGCCGGCGACCTGGTGCCGCGTGTCGAGACCAGCGAGAAGGTGGTCGCGCTCACCTTCGACGACGGACCCACACCCGAGTACACCGACGAGGTGCTCGCAACCCTGCGCAAGTACGACGTGCCGGCGACCTTCTACCTGACGGGACACGACAGCGAGCAGAACACGGCCAGCCTGCAGGCGATCGTCGCCGCCGGCCACGAGCTCGGCAACCACACCTACGATCACCCGCGCCTGGTCTTCCTCTCGCGCGCCGCAGTGGCGGACGAGATCGAGCGCACCGACGCCGTCTTTCGCGCCGCCGGCTACGACCAGACGACGACTGTCCGGCCGCCCGGCTGCAAACGACTGCTCACAGCGCCGCTCTACCTCTCCGGCACAAGTCGCACCACCGTGACCTGGGATCTCGAGCCAGACTCGATCGCCGAGATCGCCGAGGACTCCGATGCGATGGTCGCCTATGTCGTCGACGGCGTGCAGCCCGGATCAATCGTGCTGATGCACGTAATGTATCCGTCGCGCGCGGCCTCGCGTGAGGCCTTGCCGCGCATCATCAGGCAGCTCAAGCAGGACGGGTATCGGTTCGCCACCGTCTCCGAGCTGCTCGCCCTGCGCGACAAGAGCTAG